A single Cryomorphaceae bacterium DNA region contains:
- the rlmD gene encoding 23S rRNA (uracil(1939)-C(5))-methyltransferase RlmD, whose product MPRRKRPNPFFESVEVLRAGARGKSIAQAPDGKTIMLSGAVPGDVVDVQVIKKKRSYYEGRTAAVHQYSEARVDAPCKHFGVCGGCKWQNVDYAKQIEWKEREVLDHLTRIGHLDLPENQTHPILGSGEQFYYRNKLEFGFSSQRWLSPEEMASDEVFEDRRAVGFHIPGMWDKILDIDHCHLQPEPSNELRNAIREYALKNDLSFFNPYEQVGLLRTMMVRTTTTGEVMLAIQFGDDDQKRSEALLEYLKSTFPQLTSLMWTVNTKGNDAWYDLDVQCYSGSPYIMEEMPRFEGDSDPLRFKIGPKTFYQTNPKQAYLLYERARQMADLKGDELVYDLYTGTGTIAQFVAHKARHVVGVEAVEEAILAARENAERNGLSNVEFHVGDMRNVLTSEFVDTHGVPDVVITDPPRDGMHAKVVETLLAARPDRIVYVSCNSATQARDLALLKEAYDIVEVQPVDMFPHTHHVENIVSLKAKPL is encoded by the coding sequence ATGCCGAGAAGAAAACGTCCCAATCCCTTTTTTGAATCCGTCGAGGTACTTCGTGCAGGAGCACGTGGAAAGAGTATAGCTCAAGCCCCGGATGGAAAGACCATTATGCTTTCAGGCGCTGTACCTGGTGATGTCGTAGATGTGCAGGTCATCAAGAAAAAGCGCAGCTACTACGAGGGGCGAACCGCTGCCGTACATCAATATTCAGAAGCTCGCGTAGACGCGCCTTGTAAACACTTTGGTGTTTGCGGCGGGTGCAAATGGCAGAATGTAGATTACGCGAAGCAGATTGAATGGAAGGAGCGCGAGGTGCTCGATCATTTGACCCGTATAGGCCATTTGGATCTTCCGGAGAATCAAACCCATCCGATCCTGGGTTCCGGAGAGCAATTCTACTACCGAAATAAACTCGAATTTGGCTTTAGTTCGCAACGCTGGCTCAGTCCAGAGGAAATGGCCAGTGATGAAGTTTTTGAAGATCGCCGTGCCGTCGGTTTCCACATCCCCGGGATGTGGGATAAGATCCTGGACATCGATCATTGCCATTTGCAGCCTGAACCCAGCAATGAACTGCGTAACGCAATACGCGAATACGCCTTAAAGAACGATTTGAGTTTCTTCAATCCATATGAGCAAGTCGGACTTCTGAGAACCATGATGGTGCGCACCACTACGACCGGTGAAGTCATGCTGGCCATTCAGTTTGGAGATGATGACCAAAAACGTAGTGAAGCGCTGTTGGAGTACCTCAAAAGCACATTTCCGCAACTGACCAGTCTCATGTGGACCGTCAACACCAAAGGAAACGACGCTTGGTATGATTTAGACGTTCAGTGTTATTCTGGATCGCCCTACATCATGGAAGAAATGCCTCGATTCGAGGGAGACAGCGATCCACTGCGCTTCAAAATCGGTCCCAAGACTTTTTACCAGACCAACCCAAAGCAGGCTTATTTACTATATGAACGTGCCCGTCAAATGGCCGATCTAAAGGGAGATGAGCTGGTCTATGACTTATACACCGGAACGGGAACTATTGCCCAATTCGTAGCGCATAAAGCGAGACACGTTGTGGGGGTAGAAGCCGTGGAAGAAGCAATTCTGGCGGCACGGGAAAATGCAGAACGAAATGGACTGAGTAATGTCGAGTTTCACGTGGGTGATATGCGGAATGTTCTGACCTCTGAGTTTGTTGACACTCATGGCGTACCTGACGTGGTGATCACCGATCCTCCACGCGATGGTATGCATGCCAAAGTTGTAGAAACCCTACTTGCCGCACGCCCTGATCGTATCGTCTATGTCAGCTGTAATTCTGCAACACAGGCACGCGACCTGGCTTTGTTGAAAGAAGCATACGATATTGTAGAAGTACAGCCGGTCGATATGTTCCCGCACACCCATCACGTTGAAAACATTGTGTCCCTCAAAGCGAAGCCTCTATGA
- a CDS encoding SAM-dependent methyltransferase has product MKAEDLNAEFWNERYIHNQMGWDLGGPSRPLVEFLDRYPKKNAKVLIPGAGNAYEAEYAWENGYEHIHVLDVSEQALRGFHKRVPDFPTGHLIEQDFFMHRDQYDLIIEQTFFCALHPELRVDYVKQMAKLLPSGGHLAGVLFNIPLNEDRPPFGGHEADYRPLFEEDFEFLVWEPCGNSIPPRAGSEWFMHLRRK; this is encoded by the coding sequence ATGAAAGCGGAAGACCTAAATGCGGAGTTCTGGAACGAACGCTACATCCACAATCAAATGGGATGGGATTTGGGCGGCCCAAGCCGTCCACTGGTTGAATTTCTAGACCGCTATCCTAAGAAGAATGCTAAGGTGCTGATCCCAGGAGCGGGAAACGCGTACGAGGCTGAGTATGCCTGGGAAAATGGGTACGAGCATATCCACGTATTGGATGTCAGCGAACAAGCACTGCGCGGGTTTCACAAACGCGTACCTGATTTTCCGACCGGGCACCTGATTGAGCAGGACTTTTTCATGCATCGCGATCAATACGACTTAATTATCGAACAGACCTTTTTTTGCGCCCTGCATCCAGAATTACGGGTCGATTACGTCAAACAAATGGCGAAGCTCTTGCCCAGTGGCGGGCACTTGGCGGGTGTTCTATTCAATATTCCACTCAACGAGGACCGCCCTCCCTTCGGTGGGCACGAAGCTGATTACAGGCCTCTTTTTGAAGAAGATTTCGAGTTCCTGGTCTGGGAGCCCTGTGGGAACAGTATACCGCCCAGAGCCGGTAGCGAATGGTTCATGCACCTTCGCAGGAAGTAA
- a CDS encoding phosphoribosyltransferase, whose protein sequence is MSAQERTLILDHLQIEQRIIRMAWQIYENHHGESEIIIAGIAKRGYMVAKRVSVLLAKITDLKITLAELHLDKDNPIDNPIQLSLDVEDYSGKTVVLVDDVLNSGKTLIYGAKHFLTTPLKALDILVLVDRGHNRFPIQATYVGLKLSTTLQEHVSVEFGETDAVYLE, encoded by the coding sequence ATGTCCGCACAAGAACGCACCTTGATTCTCGACCACCTGCAAATTGAGCAGCGGATTATCCGCATGGCTTGGCAGATCTATGAAAATCATCACGGTGAATCGGAAATCATCATTGCGGGAATCGCCAAGCGCGGATACATGGTCGCCAAACGCGTGAGCGTATTATTGGCCAAGATCACGGACCTCAAGATTACCCTTGCCGAGCTCCATTTGGACAAGGACAACCCCATCGACAATCCCATCCAGCTCAGCTTGGACGTAGAAGACTATTCGGGCAAAACGGTCGTATTGGTAGACGACGTTCTGAATTCGGGGAAAACCTTGATTTATGGTGCAAAACACTTTTTGACCACCCCCTTGAAGGCCTTGGATATTTTGGTGCTTGTGGACAGAGGACACAACCGCTTCCCTATTCAAGCAACGTATGTAGGTCTCAAACTGAGCACGACACTTCAGGAACACGTCAGCGTGGAATTTGGAGAAACCGACGCCGTATATCTTGAATAG
- a CDS encoding pirin family protein codes for MPPVVKSVRALGFQWQTQDPFLFCVHHEDFFPEGNSEMGPEKSLLQGRNIGSDFLVKDGFRMYHGTSVPGFPGHPHRGFETVTVVREGYVDHSDSQGAAGRYGNGDVQWMTAGSGLQHAEMFPLIHPDKKNTMELFQIWLNLPRKDKMVDPHFKMLWAEQIPDIDHVDSAGKKTRIEVLAGAIGPNTAPSPPPNSWAAQPEHEVGIWNIRMEPGAEYLLPAAGSGVNRTLYFYKGDELLVHDTTVPHYHAVDVQGDMALSLKAGEGKETRILVLQGRPISEPVVQHGPFVMNTRQEVQQAYNDFQRTRFGGWPWNRIDPVHDRNLGRFARHADGREEYPG; via the coding sequence ATGCCACCAGTTGTAAAGAGTGTACGCGCCTTGGGATTCCAATGGCAGACACAAGATCCGTTCTTGTTTTGCGTGCATCACGAGGACTTTTTTCCTGAAGGTAATTCTGAAATGGGCCCGGAGAAAAGCCTGTTGCAGGGACGAAATATTGGATCGGATTTCTTGGTGAAAGACGGTTTCCGCATGTACCACGGCACTAGTGTTCCTGGATTCCCGGGACATCCCCATCGAGGATTTGAAACGGTTACTGTGGTCCGTGAGGGCTATGTAGATCACAGCGATTCCCAAGGAGCCGCTGGACGCTATGGAAATGGCGACGTTCAGTGGATGACCGCCGGCAGTGGACTCCAGCACGCCGAGATGTTTCCATTGATTCATCCGGACAAGAAAAACACCATGGAGCTCTTCCAAATCTGGCTGAACTTGCCACGCAAGGACAAGATGGTGGATCCGCACTTTAAGATGTTGTGGGCGGAGCAAATCCCAGACATTGACCACGTGGACAGTGCAGGCAAGAAAACGCGAATCGAAGTATTGGCAGGAGCCATAGGTCCCAATACAGCTCCTTCCCCACCCCCGAATAGCTGGGCTGCACAGCCGGAGCATGAAGTGGGCATCTGGAATATTCGCATGGAGCCCGGAGCGGAGTATTTGCTGCCTGCGGCAGGATCAGGCGTGAACCGCACCTTATACTTCTACAAAGGAGATGAACTATTGGTGCACGACACCACTGTTCCGCACTATCATGCCGTAGACGTTCAAGGAGACATGGCACTATCGCTTAAAGCAGGCGAAGGAAAAGAGACACGAATCTTAGTCTTGCAAGGACGGCCAATCAGCGAGCCTGTGGTGCAACACGGACCCTTCGTAATGAATACCCGTCAAGAAGTACAGCAGGCCTACAATGACTTCCAACGCACCCGTTTTGGCGGATGGCCATGGAATCGAATTGACCCGGTTCACGATCGCAACTTGGGACGATTCGCCAGACATGCGGACGGAAGAGAAGAATATCCGGGTTAA
- a CDS encoding nitroreductase encodes MSYNEQLGLQALELIAHRRTIKPEQFDGTTIPEEIIDQILEAANWAPTHGYTEPWRFFVFKGEGLREFGDRILEAMAEKSGAEVPEPSAQKLRERLARTSHLIAIAMQRGDNPKIPAEEEVMATACAVQNLWLAANAFGVAGYWNSGGLKLEDQMKEDFGLRPDDRLLGFFYLGNTKEPWPTGRRQSSIASKSTRVY; translated from the coding sequence ATGTCTTACAATGAACAGCTCGGATTACAGGCGCTTGAATTGATCGCCCACCGACGCACCATTAAGCCGGAACAGTTTGACGGCACCACCATCCCTGAAGAAATTATTGATCAAATCCTCGAAGCGGCCAACTGGGCACCGACACATGGCTATACCGAGCCTTGGCGATTCTTCGTCTTCAAGGGCGAAGGTTTGCGTGAGTTTGGCGATCGTATCCTCGAAGCGATGGCTGAAAAAAGCGGGGCGGAAGTTCCCGAGCCATCGGCCCAAAAGCTCCGTGAGCGGCTTGCTCGAACCAGCCATCTTATTGCCATTGCGATGCAGCGCGGAGACAACCCCAAGATTCCGGCAGAGGAGGAAGTGATGGCCACCGCCTGCGCCGTGCAGAACTTGTGGCTTGCCGCCAACGCCTTTGGAGTGGCAGGGTACTGGAATTCGGGTGGCTTGAAGCTGGAAGATCAGATGAAAGAGGATTTTGGCCTACGGCCCGATGACCGTCTTCTCGGGTTCTTCTACCTCGGAAACACAAAAGAGCCCTGGCCCACGGGAAGGCGCCAGAGCTCTATTGCATCTAAATCAACACGGGTCTATTAA
- a CDS encoding shikimate kinase, with product MEERKPIALIGPMGCGKSTIGHLMAERLGWPWVDLDLWIEKHEGMSIREIFAEKGEAYFRHLEEEHIRLWTEQSPLILSLGGGAPCAPERWAILKEHFFTIYLKAEPEVLIDRLMQQRASRPLIAKGDDWESRFRDLLRERERYYTQADWTLETGSATREETAEHILEHVLQ from the coding sequence ATGGAAGAGCGCAAACCAATTGCTTTGATTGGCCCTATGGGCTGCGGAAAGAGCACCATCGGTCACTTGATGGCGGAACGCCTCGGCTGGCCTTGGGTGGATTTGGACTTGTGGATTGAAAAGCACGAAGGCATGAGTATTCGCGAGATCTTTGCCGAAAAAGGTGAGGCCTACTTCCGACACCTGGAAGAAGAACACATTCGGCTGTGGACCGAGCAAAGCCCACTGATTCTGTCTCTCGGAGGTGGAGCACCTTGCGCACCAGAACGGTGGGCCATACTCAAAGAGCATTTCTTCACGATTTATTTAAAGGCGGAACCCGAAGTATTGATCGATCGATTGATGCAGCAAAGGGCTTCCAGACCCTTGATTGCCAAAGGGGATGACTGGGAATCTCGCTTTCGTGATCTTTTGCGCGAAAGAGAGCGTTACTACACCCAAGCGGACTGGACCCTGGAAACGGGTTCGGCCACGCGTGAAGAAACCGCAGAACACATATTAGAACATGTCTTACAATGA
- a CDS encoding YHYH protein → MKTKSFKLLVSSFALLAFIACDKDDDNTDNTGDNMELHAAFAEFDSENFNIYINDDEVVLETTGLPNHTSPYWSAGHPLDIEPTVTSYAQMAPGDIDQFNGSYTLRVPITPALANSSSATGLGAIGFAVSGSVIYNDQEGPNVPLDNAAPSLDYTGAHTGPQSYHYHLEPKAWSDDDDALIGIISDGFFLYGRKCASTGDYPTDLDVSGGHMATTQHTDDAEYHYHIMNELYLNQYYILFPEDYQGSPNAIQ, encoded by the coding sequence ATGAAAACGAAATCTTTTAAACTCCTTGTCTCCTCCTTTGCCCTACTCGCTTTTATAGCTTGTGATAAAGATGACGACAACACAGACAATACCGGCGACAACATGGAACTCCATGCCGCCTTCGCTGAATTTGACAGCGAGAACTTCAACATCTACATCAACGACGATGAAGTGGTACTGGAAACCACCGGATTACCCAACCACACTTCTCCATACTGGTCGGCCGGTCACCCTTTAGACATTGAACCTACGGTGACCTCCTACGCTCAGATGGCCCCAGGAGACATTGATCAATTCAACGGCTCCTACACCTTGCGGGTTCCCATCACCCCAGCATTGGCCAATAGTTCTTCGGCAACGGGACTGGGTGCCATTGGCTTTGCCGTCAGCGGTAGCGTGATCTACAACGACCAAGAAGGACCTAATGTTCCTTTGGACAATGCCGCACCATCTTTGGATTATACCGGAGCGCACACGGGACCTCAAAGCTATCACTACCACCTGGAGCCTAAGGCTTGGTCGGATGATGATGACGCGCTCATTGGAATCATTTCAGACGGTTTTTTCCTCTACGGAAGAAAATGTGCTTCTACCGGAGATTACCCTACCGATCTGGATGTTTCTGGAGGTCATATGGCGACCACGCAGCATACGGATGATGCGGAATACCACTACCACATCATGAATGAGCTGTACCTCAATCAGTACTACATTCTCTTCCCAGAGGATTACCAAGGAAGCCCTAATGCCATTCAGTAA
- a CDS encoding toxin-antitoxin system YwqK family antitoxin — MEDPSSSKKQASDIRLPKHSISLIPEQGLVFFGDQIFTGTAYERYPDGIRAEEEQYVHGVRHGTWKKWFPDGTLSYEAHYVDGKLHGEVKSWWANGNLRSQSHYKDGIPHGTQLQWYTSGALLKRRTLNEGLEEGLQQSWRENGKIYNNYEAKNGRIFGLKRANLCYELKDEKVQFASE, encoded by the coding sequence ATGGAAGATCCATCCAGCTCCAAAAAGCAAGCAAGCGACATTCGACTACCCAAACATTCCATCTCTCTGATACCCGAACAAGGCCTGGTCTTCTTCGGGGATCAGATTTTCACGGGTACTGCCTATGAACGCTATCCCGATGGAATTCGGGCCGAAGAAGAGCAGTACGTTCACGGCGTTCGTCACGGGACCTGGAAGAAGTGGTTTCCTGACGGCACCTTGAGTTACGAGGCGCACTATGTTGACGGAAAGCTTCACGGAGAAGTCAAGTCCTGGTGGGCCAATGGAAATTTGCGTTCCCAAAGCCACTATAAAGACGGTATCCCCCATGGCACGCAGCTTCAATGGTACACCAGCGGAGCGCTCTTAAAGCGACGCACACTGAATGAAGGGCTTGAAGAAGGCCTTCAGCAGTCTTGGAGAGAAAATGGAAAGATCTACAACAACTACGAAGCAAAAAACGGAAGAATCTTTGGCCTGAAACGGGCCAATCTATGTTACGAACTCAAAGATGAGAAAGTCCAATTTGCATCTGAATAA
- a CDS encoding SCO family protein produces MRKSNLHLNKSYLLGLGFLWILSACAPSGEKTSRVDQLPFYNEATFTPHWLSPSSAALDTFHKIAPFSFTDQNGLVVNEETVEGKIYVTDFFFTTCPGICPKMTANMTLVQEAFLDDPNVLILSHSVTPNKDSTEVLAAYASEHGVQSNKWLLLTGDRQEIYTMGREQYFVEEDLGLERSPNEFLHTENFVLIDQNRHIRGIYNGLNKGSVQQLIADIRTLKANG; encoded by the coding sequence ATGAGAAAGTCCAATTTGCATCTGAATAAGTCTTATTTACTAGGCCTAGGCTTCCTTTGGATCCTGAGCGCATGTGCGCCCTCTGGAGAAAAGACAAGTCGTGTGGATCAATTGCCCTTCTACAATGAAGCTACCTTCACCCCACACTGGTTGAGCCCTTCAAGCGCAGCCTTGGATACCTTTCATAAGATTGCTCCTTTTTCCTTTACGGATCAAAATGGTCTTGTGGTGAACGAAGAAACTGTCGAGGGAAAAATCTATGTAACCGATTTCTTCTTCACGACATGTCCGGGGATATGTCCAAAAATGACGGCCAACATGACCCTGGTTCAAGAGGCCTTCCTCGATGATCCCAACGTGCTTATCCTATCTCATTCGGTCACTCCGAATAAAGACAGCACTGAAGTCCTCGCCGCCTACGCGTCTGAACATGGCGTACAATCCAACAAGTGGCTCTTGTTGACCGGAGACCGTCAAGAGATTTACACCATGGGGCGCGAACAGTACTTCGTAGAAGAAGATTTAGGCCTCGAGCGCAGTCCAAACGAATTTCTTCACACGGAAAATTTTGTCCTTATCGATCAGAACAGACATATCCGAGGAATTTACAATGGCCTGAATAAAGGCTCTGTGCAACAGTTGATCGCTGACATCCGCACACTAAAGGCAAATGGTTGA
- the trmD gene encoding tRNA (guanosine(37)-N1)-methyltransferase TrmD, producing the protein MRIDIITVLPELLHSPFAASILKRAQDKGLVEVHLHDLRQFGHGKHQQVDDYQYGGGAGMVLMIEPIAACIEALRADRSYDEIIYMTPDGSTLNQGIANEISLKKNIIILCGHYKGVDQRVRDLFVTREVSIGDYVLSGGELAAAVLADSIIRLLPGVLNDETSALSDTFQDDMLAPPVYTRPPEYQGSKVPDILLSGDHKGVDRWRQEQAEERTQNLRPDLWKKGHSE; encoded by the coding sequence ATGCGCATCGACATCATCACTGTATTGCCCGAGCTCTTGCACAGCCCTTTTGCGGCGAGCATCCTCAAGCGCGCTCAAGACAAAGGCCTGGTCGAAGTACACCTCCACGACCTCCGTCAATTCGGGCACGGCAAGCATCAACAAGTCGATGACTACCAGTACGGAGGAGGCGCTGGGATGGTACTGATGATCGAGCCCATTGCCGCTTGTATTGAGGCCCTACGGGCCGATCGTTCCTACGACGAGATCATTTACATGACTCCAGACGGCTCCACGCTCAATCAAGGAATCGCCAATGAGATCTCCCTTAAAAAGAACATCATTATCCTTTGCGGTCATTACAAAGGCGTGGATCAACGCGTCCGCGATCTCTTTGTGACGCGTGAAGTTTCCATTGGCGACTATGTACTTTCCGGCGGAGAATTGGCTGCTGCCGTCTTGGCTGACAGCATAATTCGCCTACTTCCAGGAGTGCTCAACGATGAAACCAGCGCGTTGAGCGACACTTTTCAAGACGACATGCTAGCCCCGCCTGTCTACACCAGACCCCCTGAATATCAAGGAAGTAAAGTGCCGGACATCCTCTTGAGCGGGGACCATAAAGGAGTGGATCGCTGGCGACAAGAGCAAGCCGAAGAGCGCACACAAAACCTCCGGCCGGATTTGTGGAAAAAAGGGCATAGCGAATAG
- the rplS gene encoding 50S ribosomal protein L19 — translation MDLVQYVNDELVAKNDIPDFGAGDTITVYYTIREGNKTRTQFFRGTVIQRRGEKATETFTIRKMSGNVGVERVIPINSPAIEKIEVNKRGVVRRARIFYLRELTGKKARIKERRR, via the coding sequence ATGGATTTAGTGCAGTACGTCAACGACGAATTAGTAGCCAAAAACGATATCCCTGATTTCGGTGCAGGAGATACCATTACCGTATATTACACCATCCGCGAGGGTAACAAAACACGTACACAGTTTTTCCGTGGTACTGTGATCCAGCGTCGTGGTGAGAAAGCAACCGAAACATTCACTATCCGCAAAATGAGCGGAAACGTGGGAGTTGAGCGTGTTATCCCAATCAATTCACCAGCGATTGAGAAAATCGAGGTAAACAAGCGTGGAGTTGTGCGTCGTGCGCGAATCTTCTACTTGCGTGAATTGACTGGTAAGAAAGCTCGTATCAAAGAGCGTCGTCGTTAA
- a CDS encoding PD40 domain-containing protein produces the protein MLKRISILLLLIPAALWAQPELDCDYEVSKKAEKLFEEGLAELIGGHPMAAQTLFLEALQKEEFYPQARFYLGEISWRQKKYNISRQHLELAIEDCPDIAGEAYHHLGLFALQNYDYPLAERYFEKALKLDFEYKADRDETVELLGSTKTLAHLMNNPVPYNPQSVPGLSTTGDEYLAIISPDGSQAYYTRRYQKKEKTMLTATFVEEFTRAINDGGRWQPGETLPYPFNQGDNEGGPSVTANNNELYFTVCAPNSRGQINCDIYYSLRDDGFWTEIRPVENLNLPDAWDSQPSVSANGDVLYFTSSRGGGLGGLDLWRSNRQEDGTWGSPVNVGSDVNTPGDEKSPFIHSDSRTLYFASEGHLGFGGFDIFYSQEMTEGWGRPKNIGYPINTEGDEVGLFVSLDGGTAYFASNELKSMGGWDIYSFDMPREARPDKVVLLRGNLSDEFSEPVREARIEIKNLETKEIQTFKTDADGRYAAVVRRPADEDLIMTVKKEGYAFQSELLASDEKLEEIEEVNMDIKPIEVGGTYEIKDITFATSSFELGHRSRLIVDEFAEFLKENPTVHVSIEGHTDNVGNSSDNMVLSKNRAEAVYLELIEQGIPAVRLDYKGFGSTRPVADNNSENGRAQNRRTVFRILNF, from the coding sequence GTGTTGAAACGAATTTCCATCCTGTTGCTCTTGATTCCAGCCGCGCTTTGGGCGCAACCAGAGCTGGATTGTGACTACGAAGTCAGCAAAAAGGCAGAGAAGCTCTTCGAAGAAGGACTGGCCGAATTGATCGGAGGACATCCTATGGCGGCGCAAACACTATTCTTGGAAGCCCTTCAAAAGGAAGAGTTCTATCCGCAAGCGCGATTTTACTTGGGCGAGATCAGTTGGAGGCAAAAGAAATACAACATTTCCCGCCAACACCTTGAGCTGGCCATTGAAGACTGCCCGGATATCGCAGGAGAGGCCTACCATCACTTAGGACTCTTTGCCCTGCAGAATTACGACTACCCGCTGGCGGAGCGCTACTTTGAAAAGGCCCTCAAGCTCGACTTCGAGTACAAAGCGGATCGCGACGAAACCGTCGAGCTCCTTGGCAGCACCAAGACCTTGGCCCACTTGATGAATAATCCGGTTCCCTATAACCCGCAATCCGTACCTGGATTGAGTACCACCGGAGACGAGTACTTGGCCATCATCAGTCCGGATGGGAGTCAGGCCTACTATACCCGTCGCTATCAAAAGAAGGAAAAGACCATGCTCACGGCCACCTTTGTGGAGGAGTTTACGCGGGCTATCAATGATGGAGGCCGCTGGCAACCGGGAGAAACCCTGCCTTACCCGTTCAATCAAGGGGACAATGAGGGCGGACCTTCCGTGACGGCCAACAACAATGAATTGTACTTCACTGTATGTGCGCCGAACAGCCGAGGGCAAATCAATTGTGATATTTATTATTCCCTACGGGACGATGGCTTCTGGACCGAAATCAGACCTGTAGAGAACCTCAACCTACCCGATGCCTGGGATTCTCAACCGAGCGTTTCCGCCAACGGAGATGTGCTTTATTTCACCAGTAGCCGCGGGGGAGGACTAGGCGGACTTGACCTGTGGCGCTCTAATCGGCAAGAAGACGGAACATGGGGGTCACCCGTCAATGTAGGTTCTGATGTCAATACTCCTGGAGATGAAAAGTCCCCTTTCATCCATAGTGATAGCCGAACCCTCTACTTTGCTTCCGAAGGTCATTTGGGATTTGGTGGATTTGACATTTTCTACAGTCAGGAAATGACCGAGGGCTGGGGAAGACCCAAAAACATCGGCTACCCCATTAATACGGAAGGAGACGAAGTTGGTCTTTTCGTCAGTCTGGATGGCGGAACAGCCTATTTTGCCTCGAACGAGCTTAAAAGCATGGGCGGTTGGGACATCTACAGCTTTGACATGCCTCGGGAAGCTCGTCCGGACAAAGTCGTTCTACTCCGCGGAAACCTCAGTGATGAGTTCAGCGAACCCGTACGGGAGGCCCGAATTGAAATTAAGAACCTTGAGACGAAGGAAATCCAAACGTTCAAAACCGATGCCGATGGGCGCTATGCCGCTGTGGTTCGTAGACCAGCAGACGAAGATCTGATCATGACCGTGAAAAAGGAAGGTTATGCCTTCCAAAGCGAGCTACTCGCCTCCGACGAAAAGCTCGAAGAGATTGAGGAAGTCAACATGGACATCAAGCCGATTGAAGTGGGCGGGACCTACGAGATCAAGGACATCACCTTTGCCACCAGTAGCTTCGAATTAGGCCACCGCAGTCGACTCATAGTCGATGAGTTCGCCGAGTTCCTCAAGGAAAACCCAACGGTACACGTCAGTATTGAAGGACACACGGACAATGTGGGAAACAGCTCCGACAACATGGTCTTGTCCAAGAATAGGGCAGAGGCGGTCTATTTAGAGCTCATCGAGCAAGGCATCCCCGCTGTTCGCTTGGACTACAAAGGCTTTGGATCTACGCGGCCCGTTGCCGACAATAATTCGGAGAATGGCCGGGCTCAGAATCGTCGGACGGTATTCCGGATTCTGAATTTCTGA